The window ATCACAGTTCAACACAAAGCACCGGGCCCCATAGTCAATCTCTGACTGACCAATAATACACAACACCGCGTAAAAAGTATGTGAGTTATTGATACTAGTAATACTTTAATACTTTACTGGAGGTAAATGATTTAACATCATAAGTGATGTCTGTAGAAACAAATGGTAGTAAATCACATTGTTCTCCTCTGTATGTTTCAGTCActgttcaataaaacaaacccaGGTTATTTTTCATCTGATAGTCAAACTCTAAACTATATGtgttatttactgtattaaatGCCCACGGTGCTGATGAGGCCTTCAAAAGCAGCTTCAACACAACAATAATATTGCCAAATATGATACTTTACTGTCATTTACGTGTTATTCACAATCTCCAGTCGACAGGCTGCCATTTGTGGTTGTCACTTCCTAAAATCAGCTCTGACACACGTCAGCCCTTTGCCATAAAGAATACACAGTGGGACGCACTTTAAACTGACTTGGCTCTCTATGAATTGTTGATCTCCACAATACCTACAAGTGCAGCTTTTGAGTCACGTTTTGTTGTGTTCATCTGCAGCTCGGTGCGCCTCGTTCGTTCAGCATCGACTACAAGAACGACTGCTTTCGGAAAGATGGGGAAGAGTTTCGTTTTATCTCAGGGGGCATCCATTACTTCAGGATTCCCAGGGTCTACTGGAAAGACCGGCTGCTCAAGATGCACATGGCAGGATTGAATGCCATCCAGACGTAGGTTTTTGACTTCAGATTCATTTCTCACACTGCTCTTTTGTGTCAGTCTCAGGCTGATGTTGAGACCGTTTCTTGTTGAAACTGACTTCCGTACAAAAGCTGCTAAAGGTAGAGGTTTAAAAATGTAGATCAGCATAGCCCAGCATGCTAGATCAAACTTCTGACTCAAATGTCTGCTATtagcacagtggacagaatcTGAAACTCTTTTAACACCTAACAACTTGCAACACTCAATGGTCGCACAAGATCAGCAGCAAAGGTTTTGTAGAGGTGCGTTTCACAGTGCCTTCAAATCCCTGCAGCAAAAAATGCTGCATTCAAGAGCAGCCTTGCTATTGTTTGCTTTGGTTTATTGTTTGCTTTTCAGAATCAGAACACGAATCGTGATTGTTGTGAGTAGGTTTTCACACAGAGCAAATTTGCTTTGGTATTTTggagcagaacaaaacaaattaaaaagcagTTGCTGTAAGCACACGGAGAAAGATAAAGACATTTACAGAAGAATAACAAAAGCAATCAGTGAAAAACTGTCCAATAcaattaaatgtataaaaaaagtaTGTACAATGGGGAAATATGTGTGTCAGTTTTGATTTATAAACCCTGGATTGTCTGGAATTCTTTTGAAATCCATTGGTGTTATACACAAAGACAGAACATTGTATAGTTTATTAAATCTAACAGCAAGCAGGGAATGATTGGTATCatagtgttttgtgtgtaattgGCGAGCAACGAGGTACAGTCTGTATGAAATGTTGAGGTTTATTTTAAAGGTACATTCCCTGGAGCTTCCACGAGGAGATTCCAGGTCAGTTCAGTTTCAGCGGAGACAGGGACTTGGGACATTTCCTCCAGGTGGCCCAAGACATTGGTTTACTGGTCATCCTCCGGCCAGGACCATACATATGTGCAGAGTGGGACATGGTGAGTAAGGCCGTCGGAACATGCGTATTCTTGGTGTTTCAAAGCCAATTGGGAAATGATgagcatgattttttttttactttattgtatCAGAGCTGAGGCAAACATACTAAACATGCCCCTTCCTCTGCAGTGACTTATTTTTCTATTATCTATCTTTACATTTGGGCAGACGGACGAGTATAGTTGTGTGGGAAAAAATGAGTCAACTGCCATAGATTATCTAAGACTTTAGAAACTTTTTACAGCCACTTGTGTTTAACACTTAGAGATGCTGTATATTTTAGGTCTAGTATTAACTTAGACTGTATGATATGGTTCATATTTAgccattaaaacaaacaaacaaaccaaaaacccaCTGTGTCGTCATTGTCTGTGTAATTCTGTCTGAGCAGGGTGGGATGCCTGCCTGGCTGCTCAAGAAGAAAGATATCAAGCTGCGAACGTCGGATCCAGGTGAGAATCGGAGTTGACCGAGAGGAGAGACGGGTGGATCGCATGCCGCCGCATATACAACACTTGtgacttgtgtttttcagattACATCGCAGCAGTGGACAGGTGGATGGGGAAGTTACTGTCAACTGTGAAACCGTTTCTGTATCAGAACGGTGGTCCCATCATCAGCGTACAGGTGAGCAGTTTGTGTCTGTCGTTGTTCATCACGAATCGCTGCTGAAGCACTTGTATAGAGAACAATGATGTTCCCTGTGTTCGGTAGGTGGAGAATGAGTATGGCAGTTACTACGCTTGTGATCACGACTACATTCGTCACCTGACCAAGCTGTTCAGGTCCTACCTGGGCAACGAGGTGGTGCTCTTCACCACAGATGGGCCTGGGATCAGCTATATTAAATGTGGCTCAATACAAGACGTCTATGCCACTGTTGACTTTGGGCCTGGTAGGTGTCCGACACACAGAAATCTCTCTTTTGCCAAAgtaaatcatcatcatatccTGTATGTTGGATGTTGGATATCATCAGGTATAGTTAAATTGTTTACACAACATGAAGTTAGACACATAGTAGCTGcattttttgtgatttaaatgctcatcgtttgtctttctttctctacattgactcattttcacatttctattGGTCAGACGTCATGAGGAAGTTACACAAATACATTGTGTGTTTACGGTATCTTTGTTCGCTCTAGGTACAAATGTAACTGCTGCCTTTCAGGCACAGAGACTCGCTGAACCTCATGGACCTTTGGAAAGTATTTCCCCCAGATACATTTTGTAATCTCTGATtcttaaagacacacacagatactcaTGGGGTTTGCTTCTTATTTATCTCAGGTGAACTCTGAATTTTACACCGGCTGGCTGGACCACTGGGGGTCGCCTCACTCCGTCATCTCGTCTACCCGAGTGGCCAAGTCCCTGAACGAGGTCCTGGCCACGGGAGCAAACGTCAACATGTGAGTGAACGGATTTCTGGGAGAACTACAGATAGAGACATCAAGACATACAATTATACAACAGATTCAACACAACACTGTACATTTGCAAACCCACAACAGCTTGAAGAGAGATTACATTGCTCtatttataatgtataatgtttaAATGAACCCAACAAGCAACTTTGCGACACTCCCTCACTTATTCTTTATTTGAGTCTGCAGCTGAAATTATGTCCTAACTGGATTCTCCTCACGTGTTAAATTATATGGTAACATAATGTCGCTGTGCCCCTCCCATGTGTTACGTgtcacagaaaatacagaagAGACACGTGGGCCATGTCTTCTTTTTGGAGTTTGAAGTTAATAAACTGTCTTTCAACACAGGTACATGTTCATAGGTGGAACAACCTTCGGATACTGGAATGGTGAGTTCACCCGGACTGACTGGTTTGATTTGTCCTGACTCACACAAAAGATGTTGTGTCTTATTGCCTCTTTCTGTCCGCAGGTGCCAACATCCCGTACGCGCCCCAGCCCACGAGCTATGACTTCAATGCCCCGCTCACAGAAGCCGGAGACCTCACAGAGAAGTACTTTGCAATCCGAGAGGTGATCAAAATGGTATGTTCGCTGGTGCAGCCCTCTCATTTTTTTGACAGCGAGAGCTTAACGTGCAAAACCAGAGAGAATAAATCatgaaacattgtttttttatcatgtttttgaGCTCAAACAATGTCTCCCTGCTGTAGTACCGTAAGATACCAGAGGGACCAATACCACCAACTACTCCAAAGTATGCATATGGCGCTGTCAGCATGAAAAAGGTAGGTGCTCCCCTCCCTTAACTTATTAAAAcctttgctttttaaaacataatcaaTAAATTCCATATATTTTATTGCAACAACTCACCGCAAGAATGAAAACATCAAGAGTGATTAAAATAAAGTGACCCTCTCCCTCCGCAGCTCCAGACGATATCAGATTCCTTAAAATATCTGGCTTTCTCCGGCCCGGTCAAAAGCATGTATCCTCTGACTTTCCTTGACCTGAACCAGGTACagtatcttgttttttttggtttatgtgTACAGGTCATAATcattgatcatttatttatgtgttaACATTTTTCCCCCTATGTCCTTTTTAGGCTTTGGGTTTTGTGCTGTACAGGACGACTCTACCTGCCAACTGCAGCACACcgactcctctctcctccccactgAACGGAGTCCATGATAGAGCGTATGTGTCCATAGATGGGGTGAGTTTTCTTTATCAGATATTATACACAAGTTTGACATTGCTCATCACTAAATCACTTAAAAGATGGACTGGCCATGAAGCCTAAACACATTATACGATCCATCTAAAATGTCTTTATCGCACATCatcattttagttattttagACTTTTTTATGAGCATAAAGAGTTCTTCTGTAGGTGAACACTTTGCAGAATACcctataataaaaatgataaaaatcagAGGTCTGTCATCCGATCACCTCTCAAGGTGGCTGTGGGGATTCTCGAAAGGGACAGAGTCATAACCATAAATGTGACCGGGAATGCTGGTAGTCAGGTGGACATTCTGGTGGAGAACATGGGACGAGTCAACTATGGACATCAAGACTTTAAAGACTTCAaggttggttttcattttcGCCTACTTCAaactaaatgtttatttgtgtttgaattCCTAAAATactacattcaaatataacctgaagatattttttatagttttttttctttctgtgatgtaaaaaaaataagaaaatctcTGGGACATAGGtgtgaataataaaatcataattaatGGGCGATTTGCTTCATTTCACAGGGTTTAGTTACCAACCTGACTCTGGGGAATAACACGCTCGCAGGCTGGACCATGTACAGTCTCAGTATAGATAAAGCTATCAACGAGGGCGTCATCAAGGAAAAAGAGGCCACAGCAACAGACCCTCCTCGGCCcgccgctctctccctcccgacATTTTACGGCGGCAGCTTCGTCATCCCTGACGGCATCCCGGACCTCCCTCAGGACACCTACATCAAACTGCCCAAATGGAGAAAGGCATGTAACCGATACAGGATAAACTTAGTTAGAGCATAGAGACtacataatttaattatttgtggAAACTGACTCAATCCAGACATTTGgtctcagctcacacacacaatccacgTCCATATGAAAACAAATCGATCCACATGGACTGTATCTAAAAGCAAAAACGATAATGATCTGACTGTGGCTGCTTTGTTGGGTATAACATGAGTGGAGGAGCATGTAGGGGACCAAACAATATGGTACTTGAAAGTGATGCTGCATCCTGTCAAAGCAGCAGATAACaacctaaatattttttttcaaaaccctcCAAAACGTAACCGCTATTAGATTATTAtgacataattattattattaatgatataGAGTTTATAGAGAGTTAAGGATCTTTCAAATTAAACTGGTTAACTATGAATGACACACTTTGGTCAGTTCAGCAACTTAAGCGATTAATcgttgtttgttaaaaaaaaaaatcttcagatTAATCCATTTGAATAAAATACCTGTTGTTTGACTGTTTGGTCTTTAGCAGCGATTAATCAATCTGTCTCtaatttggtgttttttcaGGGACAGATCTGGATTAATGGCTTCAATTTGGGACGTTACTGGCCCGTTCGAGGCCCCCAGGTGACGCTTTTCGTTCCGGCCAACCTCCTCACCACTACTGCGCCCAACAATGTGACCATCCTGGAGCTGGAGCGGGCTCCGTGCAGCCCAGGGCCATGCACTGTGGAGTTTACAAACACCCCCATCCTGAATGCAACAGCTGCCTCTCACTACAAGCGGCACTTGGAACTGTTTTCCAGAGAGGATTCGTTGGGCTGATGAAGGAACTCGGTCCTGCATGAAATTAATCAATTTGCACTTCTAACTGATGTACAGTCCGAAATCAGGACATGTCAAGTGAGTTTGATGTAAATGGGATATGGGATTTGTCATCAATTATCTCtatgaaatgtactgtattttacCAACGCACAGCAACCTCTGTTCcagagaatgtttttattttttttatgtgaaaaatcAAATCAGGGAAATACTCGTACAACATAAATACATTGTTGGACTACTGATACCTAGATTtgctttaatttttaaatgacattttttacaaCCTGTATGATTTGACGTTTGTCACGCTTATGCctttcattgcaaaaaaattaaatgaagaattatttcatttaaaatttaaattaggTGATATGTATAAAATAGATATAACTTGATGAAGTAAGATTTCCCAGTAAAGATATATAAAGAATATTAATCTGTGACTAAACTGCGTCTTGATGGCAGATTTAGAAGATAAAATGAATAGGGACTAATCTTAATCTTAATTTTTTGAAGATTAATCACTTATGAATATATGAGGTGTGTATTATAATGCCCATTATTTGACTTATacctgtttttaatatttaaaacaaatattgatGGTTGCaagttaaaaaatatgttacattttgcactttattcatctatctatttttacatttattcaaaaacattttgatgagGATCCCATATCGTAGTTTTATGTTCTGAGCAGGACATTTTACattccaaaaaaatgaaaactcctcacatttcttttctggcATTTCTTTTTATCAGCCTCCATATACCATAACTGGTATCCTCTGTGTTGATTTTGGCTGTTGTCCTCCTGGCTAAATATATCGACCTAGATCTAATAggtggatatatatatgtagaaaaCAAGACTGGGATCCAGAATTAaaagattcaaattttttttaaaggttgtgTGTGCAGCAGAATAACCTTCATAATAAACATCTGATGGATCCACGCTCtctaccagcagggggcggtaaTGGGCCATATGGGCGGGCTGCCAGCCGTCAATCAAACCCAGGAAGAAGAGTAACTGTaaccaggaagaaaaagagcTAAGGCTCCTTGATGGACTAGCTGGGAATCTAACCAACACAGATCTTCACGCTTATGCCTGGGCTGTTTGTCCAAAGATgaggtaaaaaacaacaacaacaacaacctcgAATTAAATATATTCAATGCTAAACGTCTGGGTAATTATGCAGCCAGCTGTGGCCAACTGTGATTAGCGTCAGCTAGCTAGTCTCATGCTAACGTTGTCACAGCTGTCTTAGTTATTAGTAGCTAATAACTTTACTCATTTACTTTACTCTTGTCATTTGTGGTTTATCAATAAAGTTTAGCAGGCAGCCAAACGTGATATGCTTCCGCATTTGATTTATAAATGAGCTAAACTTTCAcctgcgcgcgtgtgtgtgtgtgtgtgtgtgtctgtctgattCCTCTGTGCAGGTTGTGAGCGCCTCTCGAATTGCAGCAGTGAAGTAAAATGATCGGACACTGTGACTCTGCCACAAGGCTAACAGACATGCCTTGGTGCCAAAACACCAAGAGGAAATATCATTTCTAACCAAAAGATCCAGGTTTTCTTCTTAAAGCcaaactacttttttttgttttgttttggggtttttttgtaatcaaTGAGCAGTTTCCTTTTGTAGAATCCCCTTTTCCTCTGGACCATGGTAGATAATAGATACGCCACGGCTCTGGTCATCGGCTCGGTGCTGAGCCTGATGGCCACCGTGTACCTGTCTGTGGCCGTGGGCACTCAGCAGTGGTACCAGTACAACAGTCCACCAGGTAAACACGAGGGCAGCAACGCCTCAGAGCTCAGAGAGGAGTTCGTCAACGGAGAGTTTGACGAGAAGACCTACAGCGACACCATGTTCCGGCTGAACGGCACTCTGGGACTGTGGTGGAGGTGCATTCTGGTCCCTGGCCAGTCACACTGGTTCAAAGAGCCAGGTAAGACTTCAATAGAATAAtccgatcccagctgacattggggcgATATGTCAGATATCAAATAATCAGTCTGTATTCGTAGAAAGGAAATTTTGGTAGAGATAGTTGAAATGCTGCATCCAAACAAGTCCAACGTTGAAATGACATAATTCCGGCTCTTTGATTCGCAGcacaacaacaattaaaaaagagtTTATTCTCTCTGCCTTTAGATCCCAAGATGGAGACGCAGTGTGTGAGCTTCACTCTTCCTCAGCAGTTTATTCCAAAGTTCAAATaccctggaaaccacaacagtGAAGAAGATCTGCTGAGAACATGTAAGTCCACCTGCTCGAGCTTGTTTATCATTTCTCGTCTTACACCCAGTTGCACCGGGTTGGAGGCTGACTTTGCATTTCTGCTATCTTTAAACTGTAGATAATGTTTTTGGACGTGGGTACATTTATCCTGTTATTGATACCATCTGTCTGTACAGATCTGTGGAGATGCCAGTTTCTCCTGCCCTTGGTGTCTCTGGCCTTGGTGTTCCTCAGCGGCCTCGTTGGGGTCTGCGCCTGCCTGTGCCGCAGCTTCACCCCCACCTTTGGCGTGGGGGTGCTCCACCTCCTTGCAGGTGAGTGAGAGAAATGCTGGTAATACACAAATCATTATTCAAACCAGTGACTGGCGTCGATTGAGATCATACGTGTCAAGACAGTAATTCAGGCAAAGTGCTGAGCTTAATGCAAACATCTGCCATCACAATGAACTGTCAGTCCAGCAGACTTCCTTGCAAACataagataagacaagagtAGATAACTTAGAAACATCGGCAAAAAAGTTAATttacaatataaacacaaggtaatataaaaaattaaaaaataatatctacaatgtgaacagaatatatacagtgtaccAGGATTGCACATAAAACTTGGAATTAGCACAGATAAAAAGTAAATACAGTTAAGTCCAGTTAAACctgagttattattattatatattatataatttgtgTAAGGTTTAACAGTATAAAAATTGAATAGCACCCGACCTTCCAGAAGATATTGTCTGAGAGTGTGTAACCCTACTAACACCTCTCTACGACGGTCGGCTTTTGACCCAGCAGCACCTCAATTGTTCGCAGCACTTAGAAAGACTTTTGCTTTGCTATGTGGTCGGACGACACGTTGTATAAACCAATTCATTTGGTTCACATCTGTGTCTTAACACTAACCCAGAGGATCTAACTTTAAACTAACTGAGGTGAGTTTGTACTCCGACATCCTCCCTTTACTTTCCCTGACTTGTAAGAAGATTTTGTAATTTCAACACATATTTTAACGTGCTGCTTGTTAAAGCAACACAGGATATAATCAATGAATAATTGTCATTTGTTGAGGTCGAATAAGACACTTCCTGGATGTATCTCTTGTAacctaaaaaaaatcacttaaatTGTTGTGGCATTCACCGTGTGATGTAGCACCTCCGCTCGCTTTCACGTGGAGGTTAATGTTAAGATTTCACAACGCTGTAATAATTTCCTCTGACATCAGTCAGACAAGGCAGAGAGTCTCTGTTTTGATGCTTTATATTAATAAAACCCTGCCtgtagaaaatatatttaattagtCTGCAATTTTTACGATGTAAAATTTGGATTTTTTCACTGAGCAGTGATTTTCTTTGATTCAAACTCTTTGTTCTTGTACTCATCAGGTCTGTGCTCGCTGGGCAGCGTCTGCTGTTTCTTGGCGGGGGTGGATTTGCTCCACCAGTACACCACACCACCAGAGGGGGTGGAGGGCTCGCTGGGCTGGTCCCTATACCTCGccctcatctccttccctctgcaGATGATGGCGGCTGCTTTGTTCCTGTGGGCGGCCAGGAGTCACCGCAAGAACTACACCCGCATGTCGGCTTACAGGGTTgcttaaaaaagagaaaaactacTCTTAACAGTGTATACTACCGTAAAACAGCCTACTGGTCTGAAGACGTCATTACAACCCTTTTGTCTGTAGGAAAAGATTTCAATTAGAAGAATTGACTGTATTTTATAGATAGAAAAACACAGTTCCCGTGGTATCACAGACCTGAAGAAAACCAGACTGCTAATCATCATAAATGCTCATTTATAGGGCTGTTATATCTTTGAGTTGTGTTATCTCACTTATTAGTTCATTCTGTTGTTAACTGtgttgctgtgcagtacttTGTTGCCTTATTTTTTCGGTTGCCATTGCTTTTAAACATGCTCACCACATTTGCTCTTACATCAGCTGTAAACGTGCACTGTCGCAAAATAACACACCCGCAGTAATATAAGTCAGGGTATCTTTCTCTAATAGTGCATGAAAATTATTTAAccagattttatttaaatttttttctcgAGTATGGAGCCTTTGCTGTGCATGCATTTTCAAGCTGATATTTCCGTCATCTGTGGTAATTGTTGATTTCAGTCTGTGGTGTTTGTCGGCTAAATGTCACTCACTAAAAATGTAACCACTCATCTTCCATTGTCAGCCATGTTTATACATCTAATATTTATTAACTCGGTTAACATTTCAAGAAGAGTCAATTGATTTGAagccacgagagagagagaaaaaaatgtgggaccatgtttttttttaccatttatgTTTCCGCCCTAAACTGAACCACtgccattttacatttttataatgacCGAGTTTAACTGTTTAAAACTACTGTTTTTTAATCCCACACTTACACAACTGACTGGTTTGACAGCCAAAAACTGGTTTGTCTTACTTACCTATAATGGTAATGGGTGATAGCCCAGTGTCATTTGCAAATCTTCTTTTGCAAGTGTAAAAGCTCCTGGATCTTTATTTTTATCCTCAACAATTGTGTGGGAAGTAaatgaatttactttttttgtgagTCAAATTTCCAAATTACTCATTGTACCAGCAGCAGAAATTGTGATGTTTTTGTATCACAGTGTCATGTAACACGTCTGATGTGTATACACTgtcttttgtaaatgtttttgtgttctgATGCACACTACTTGTTTGTGTATTaataaatttgacattttgacatcatTTTAATCATCATTTATCATCATATTATGAAAGTTTGACCTCACAGTGGCATTATATCACTGTAGTAATTATATTATTACACCATTGTAATAGTTGATCCTTTCATCATGTGATAGAATGGAGTAATGCTTATTAACTGTGTGTTACTAAAGAGACCAGTGCCAGGTCTAATCCACcaattttaattattatcaCATTGTATCATCCAGCCATTCTATAGTttagttatagtttaatatgCCCAACTAAATAAAggttttttcctccctctacTCTACATAACAAAGCCCTTAACTTTCCTTTGACTGAAAAACCCATTTCTGTTGGCAACTGTGCAGCTCCATATGAAATCAATTCATGTAAATTTCCTATGACCGTATGAAGATGAAATTCAAGTCAAAACACCAGTGTTTAAAGTGATCCATGTTTCAATTTTAATCAACAGGTTGATTTGACATTGTTGccacaatgaaaaataatgataattataaatcTATGTCCTTAGAATAGTTCGTACAATTCAATATTCGCGGATGGAAAATTGTAATCTGTGCAATATCCTTCAGTAATGTACATCAACAGCAAACTCTTG is drawn from Scophthalmus maximus strain ysfricsl-2021 chromosome 8, ASM2237912v1, whole genome shotgun sequence and contains these coding sequences:
- the cldnd1b gene encoding claudin domain-containing protein 1b codes for the protein MVDNRYATALVIGSVLSLMATVYLSVAVGTQQWYQYNSPPGKHEGSNASELREEFVNGEFDEKTYSDTMFRLNGTLGLWWRCILVPGQSHWFKEPDPKMETQCVSFTLPQQFIPKFKYPGNHNSEEDLLRTYLWRCQFLLPLVSLALVFLSGLVGVCACLCRSFTPTFGVGVLHLLAGLCSLGSVCCFLAGVDLLHQYTTPPEGVEGSLGWSLYLALISFPLQMMAAALFLWAARSHRKNYTRMSAYRVA
- the glb1 gene encoding beta-galactosidase, whose protein sequence is MSLLSAGSILLLLLFGESLGAPRSFSIDYKNDCFRKDGEEFRFISGGIHYFRIPRVYWKDRLLKMHMAGLNAIQTYIPWSFHEEIPGQFSFSGDRDLGHFLQVAQDIGLLVILRPGPYICAEWDMGGMPAWLLKKKDIKLRTSDPDYIAAVDRWMGKLLSTVKPFLYQNGGPIISVQVENEYGSYYACDHDYIRHLTKLFRSYLGNEVVLFTTDGPGISYIKCGSIQDVYATVDFGPGTNVTAAFQAQRLAEPHGPLVNSEFYTGWLDHWGSPHSVISSTRVAKSLNEVLATGANVNMYMFIGGTTFGYWNGANIPYAPQPTSYDFNAPLTEAGDLTEKYFAIREVIKMYRKIPEGPIPPTTPKYAYGAVSMKKLQTISDSLKYLAFSGPVKSMYPLTFLDLNQALGFVLYRTTLPANCSTPTPLSSPLNGVHDRAYVSIDGVAVGILERDRVITINVTGNAGSQVDILVENMGRVNYGHQDFKDFKGLVTNLTLGNNTLAGWTMYSLSIDKAINEGVIKEKEATATDPPRPAALSLPTFYGGSFVIPDGIPDLPQDTYIKLPKWRKGQIWINGFNLGRYWPVRGPQVTLFVPANLLTTTAPNNVTILELERAPCSPGPCTVEFTNTPILNATAASHYKRHLELFSREDSLG